Below is a window of Leuconostoc gasicomitatum LMG 18811 DNA.
ATTTGATTCTAAGTATTGGCGCTCACTCATATTAAATTTTTCGTCGAACGTATAGCAGATTGGCTCGCCATTACCAATCTCCAAACCATCAATATCATTGTCGCTAATTTTTTCTAAATATTTTATTAATGCGCGTAATGTACTACCATGAGCCACAATCAATTGATTATGGCCAGCGCGTAATTCAGGCACCACAACTTCTAGCCAGTAAGGTAGCATCCGTTGACTTGCCATTTCTAAGCTCTCACCAAGTGGTTCAATACTATTAGGATAACGTCGGTCTGATACCACTTTTTCCAACAGTGGCGGCACATCTGTATAGCTACGGCGCCATAAGGCAACTGCTTCAACACCATATTTTGATCGCGCCATATCTTTATTTAACCCACGTAGTGCACCATAATGACGTTCATTTAATCGCCATGTTTTATT
It encodes the following:
- a CDS encoding 2,3-bisphosphoglycerate-dependent phosphoglycerate mutase, with the translated sequence MVAQLVLVRHGESTANRDNEFTGWTDVPLTLKGQQQAKRVGEILVQKQLLFDKVHTSYLQRAITTANIVLFEMNQSWVPINKTWRLNERHYGALRGLNKDMARSKYGVEAVALWRRSYTDVPPLLEKVVSDRRYPNSIEPLGESLEMASQRMLPYWLEVVVPELRAGHNQLIVAHGSTLRALIKYLEKISDNDIDGLEIGNGEPICYTFDEKFNMSERQYLESN